The genome window ATGGTATTGCAAAAGCTCTAAATATAGGTCTCGAAGAAAGTATAAAACTCAAAGCTGATTTTGTACTTACTATGGATCAGGATTCTAAGTTTTTGGAAAATAGTGTGGACGTCTTGAAGGATTTTTTGGATGATCCAGACTCGCAGAATGTTGCAATGGTAGGGCCATTAATGAGAGACTTAAGCAGCGGATTTGTAGAGTCGATTGATTCTACTACTGCTGATGTAAGAACAATTATTACATCTGGTGCTTTATGCCGAGTTTCGGCTTTACAGCAGGTTAATGGCTGGGATTCTAGTCTGTTTATTGATGCTGTGGATTTTGATATATGTTATAAATTACTAAAAAAAAATTATAGAATTGTAAAACTTAAGAAAGCTATCTTGAATCATCATCTTGGTGAAAGCGAAAAAAGAAGATTTATAATTCCATTTTTAGTTACGCACCACTCACCGTTGAGAGTGTATTATACAAGCAGAAATACTATTGTCCTTTTTAAAAAATATTTTGGAAAATTCCCAAAAGATATGCTTCAATTAGAACTATCGAATATCAAGAAATTTTTCGCAATTTTGCTTTTTGAAAAAGAAAAGGCTAAAAAAATCCAATTGTACACAAAAGGATTTTTTCACGGTGTTATAGGAAAGAAAGGGAAACTTTGAAGCACAGAATAATGAAAGAATTAATAAGGTTTTTGGCTGTTTTTTTTATATTCAGCAATAATAATTGTTCAGGACAGAGGTTTTCTTATCAAAATGTCCCTTCAGAATATCTTGGAAATATTAGTATTACGGCATCAGAGCGATTGGCAATTAAGAAAGGTCTTACAGCTCCTTATTTGTTAGAAAAGGCTTTGCCTAGAAATTATGTAAAAGATGGTTCTGTAGATTATACAGATATTATCCAAAATGCTATTACAAAGAATAAAACGGTAATTTTTCCAAATTTTCCTATACTAATCAATGAGAAAGGACTTACATTGCGATCAAATTCAATAGTTTATTTTCCAGAAAATGCAAAGATAATCTTGAAAACAAATAATTTTGGTCAATACGAAATTCTTAGAATACATGATGTAGATAATGTTAAAGTTTACTTTCCTAATATTGTGGGAGACCGCTATTCTCATACGGGTACTACTGGAGAATGGGGAATGGGAATCTCTATTCGGGGAACAAACAATGTCTTAATTTATGGAGCAAAAGTAGAAAAATGTTGGGGAGACGGTATTTACTTAGGTATATCTCCAGTAACCAATAGTGTTATTAATAATAATGTGTTGATCAAAAAATCTATAGTTGATGACAATCGCAGAAATGGGATGTCTATAATTTCAGCTCAAAATTCAATTTTTGAAAATTTTATTGCATCAAATACGTTTGGTACTGCACCAAACGCAGGTATAGATATTGAACCAGATGCTAACACAGATATTATAAAAAACCTTACTTTTAATAACATTTTAGCATTTAATAACGATGTACATGGTTTTCTTTTTGTTTTATCAAATTTATATGGCAAAAACCAGAATATAGGAGAAATTAATCTAACAAATTTTACGTCAAATTATTCTCAATTTGGAGTTAGTCTAAAAATAGGAACTGATAAAGAAAAACAATTTGAAGTTCCTTACGGAAGTATTATTATTGATAATCCATTATTACTAAATACTTCTAGACAATCATTATTATCGTATGAAGAGAATAATAAAAATAAATTTTCAGTAAAAGTCAAAAGCCAAAGCGAAGCAAAAAGAAACGAGTATTTTAAGTATATTAATTCATCCAAAAATATAATAATTAGTAAATAATGTGTGGTATTAACGGATTTATTTCCAATAAAAATATAGATAGATCATTAGCTTTAAATAAACTTGAGGCTATGAATAATAGAATTATTCATCGAGGTCCAGATGAAGACGGTTTTTTTGTAGATGATTGCGACAATCGCACAGTTGCTTTTGCGATGAGAAGGTTGTCTATTATAGATTTATCTACAGGGAAACAACCCATTTTTTCTGATGATAAGCAGAAAGTGATTGTTTTTAACGGTGAGATTTACAATTATTTAGAACTTAAAAAAACTTTGGTAAACGATGGCGTAACATTTACAACCACGTCCGATACAGAAGTTATTCTTAAATTATATGAAAAATACGGTGTAGAAGCATTCAAAATGTTAGACGGAATGTTTGCTTTCAGTATTTTAGATAAAACCATTAATAAAGTCTTCATTACTCGTGATTTCTTCGGAGAAAAACCTCTTTATTATAAATATGACGAAGCAGGACTTCAATGGTGCTCTGAATTGAAGTCATTATTGAAAGTTATTACTGGTAAACCTCAAATTTCTGTTGAAGGGCTTAATTTATTTCTTCAATTAACCTACATTCCTGCTCCTTTTACCATTTATGAAGGAATTAAGAAATTAGAAGCTAATCATTTTATTGAATATGATTTAGAATCTAAAAAAATGAATATTGAAAAAATTCATTTTATAGAAAATGTTTCTAAAATCAAAAAGCAAGATATAAGTTTTGAGGAAGCTAAGAATGA of Empedobacter falsenii contains these proteins:
- a CDS encoding glycosyltransferase family 2 protein, encoding MDKIVAIIVTYNPNVEDLKQNVSTFNHEVDYVIIVDNASSNNTELLNIFREDKYVIILNNENYGIAKALNIGLEESIKLKADFVLTMDQDSKFLENSVDVLKDFLDDPDSQNVAMVGPLMRDLSSGFVESIDSTTADVRTIITSGALCRVSALQQVNGWDSSLFIDAVDFDICYKLLKKNYRIVKLKKAILNHHLGESEKRRFIIPFLVTHHSPLRVYYTSRNTIVLFKKYFGKFPKDMLQLELSNIKKFFAILLFEKEKAKKIQLYTKGFFHGVIGKKGKL
- a CDS encoding right-handed parallel beta-helix repeat-containing protein translates to MKELIRFLAVFFIFSNNNCSGQRFSYQNVPSEYLGNISITASERLAIKKGLTAPYLLEKALPRNYVKDGSVDYTDIIQNAITKNKTVIFPNFPILINEKGLTLRSNSIVYFPENAKIILKTNNFGQYEILRIHDVDNVKVYFPNIVGDRYSHTGTTGEWGMGISIRGTNNVLIYGAKVEKCWGDGIYLGISPVTNSVINNNVLIKKSIVDDNRRNGMSIISAQNSIFENFIASNTFGTAPNAGIDIEPDANTDIIKNLTFNNILAFNNDVHGFLFVLSNLYGKNQNIGEINLTNFTSNYSQFGVSLKIGTDKEKQFEVPYGSIIIDNPLLLNTSRQSLLSYEENNKNKFSVKVKSQSEAKRNEYFKYINSSKNIIISK